In Candidatus Lernaella stagnicola, one genomic interval encodes:
- a CDS encoding MFS transporter, whose amino-acid sequence MLFSAVTVFWLPVYFSDVLGFSGAQIGLLFALNAVTGMLAAFPAGLGNDRLSSRFWVVLGLLTQAVTLVWFDHVEAFAICIVAYFFWSMTFSLFRISIETQMLKTDSGDKTAQRIGVFVAWRFGGLGVGSLLAGFLLTRFGFHVTFMFVAIVCVVLIVPALLLPRTPVRRVNLREYAADFMDRRVLLFVSWMFLFCTHWGSEYTCYSLFLKKSLGLSLRQMGAYMAVEFSAFLFVGLLLAPRLRTMAIRNACLIGGLLASGIGLLGMVSSNVFVSVSFRFVHGLGDATMMVLIYLGIARLFNAERIGGSTGVVNLAMMTGLIVGALVASPVGEHFGYGVPIWASGMMLVLLALPVYLCRCPAGAPVHSAR is encoded by the coding sequence ATGCTTTTCTCGGCGGTGACCGTCTTCTGGCTGCCGGTTTACTTCTCCGACGTCCTCGGCTTCAGCGGCGCCCAGATCGGCCTGCTTTTCGCCTTGAATGCGGTTACCGGGATGTTGGCCGCGTTCCCCGCGGGTTTGGGTAACGACCGCCTGTCGAGCCGCTTCTGGGTCGTGTTGGGTCTGCTCACTCAAGCCGTGACTCTCGTGTGGTTCGACCACGTTGAAGCTTTCGCCATTTGCATCGTCGCTTATTTCTTTTGGTCGATGACCTTCAGCCTCTTCCGCATCAGCATCGAAACACAAATGCTGAAAACGGACTCCGGCGACAAAACCGCGCAACGCATCGGCGTATTCGTCGCTTGGCGTTTCGGCGGCTTGGGCGTCGGTTCGCTGCTGGCGGGTTTCCTGCTGACCCGTTTCGGTTTTCATGTGACGTTCATGTTTGTGGCGATTGTGTGCGTCGTGCTGATCGTTCCGGCCCTTCTGCTTCCGCGCACGCCGGTGCGCCGCGTGAACCTGCGCGAGTACGCCGCGGACTTCATGGACCGCCGCGTGCTGCTGTTCGTATCTTGGATGTTTTTGTTTTGCACGCATTGGGGCTCGGAATACACGTGTTACAGCTTGTTTCTGAAAAAGAGCCTCGGGCTTTCGCTACGGCAGATGGGCGCGTACATGGCCGTCGAATTCTCCGCCTTTCTTTTTGTCGGGCTGCTTCTGGCGCCGCGACTGCGGACGATGGCGATTCGCAACGCGTGCCTGATCGGCGGCTTGCTCGCCTCGGGAATCGGTTTGCTGGGCATGGTCAGTTCGAACGTGTTCGTCTCGGTGTCGTTCCGTTTCGTGCACGGGCTCGGTGACGCCACGATGATGGTGCTGATCTATTTAGGAATCGCCCGCTTATTCAATGCCGAGCGAATCGGCGGCAGCACCGGCGTGGTCAACCTGGCGATGATGACCGGGTTGATCGTCGGCGCGTTGGTCGCCAGCCCGGTGGGCGAGCATTTCGGATACGGCGTGCCCATCTGGGCCAGCGGCATGATGCTCGTACTCTTGGCCTTGCCCGTGTACCTTTGCCGTTGCCCCGCCGGCGCACCGGTCCACTCAGCCCGATGA
- the amrS gene encoding AmmeMemoRadiSam system radical SAM enzyme, with translation MKEKDLARRDFLFAMAGTGCAFLTGCERSNTTQAMAAPPLGNQSGHAARFWHADGENIQCDLCPQGCTIASEKMGFCRVRRNDNGKLVSLVYGQPVTHHNDPIEKKPFNHVLPGSKAFSVATVGCNMTCKHCQNWQLSQATPGDLRSLSWSPAELAKRAKAAGSATIAFTYNEPTIWPEYIIDTAVEAKKLGVRTVVVSNGFINEAPQRELAKNILAYKVDLKGFSEKFYRDICGASLKPVLEGMVRIREEKCWLEIVTLVIPTLNDDPQEIRALAKWVYTHLGADVPLHFTRFHPMFQLRNLPRTPVPTLEKARQVALDAGLRYVYTGNVPGHPGTHTYCPKCGEKVIQRYGFTAKVVALDDGRCAKCGTAIPGVWS, from the coding sequence ATGAAAGAAAAAGACCTCGCCCGTCGTGATTTCCTTTTCGCCATGGCCGGTACCGGCTGCGCGTTCCTGACCGGTTGCGAGCGTTCGAATACAACGCAGGCGATGGCCGCACCGCCCCTGGGGAATCAGTCGGGACACGCCGCCCGCTTCTGGCATGCCGACGGCGAAAATATTCAATGCGACCTCTGCCCTCAGGGCTGTACGATCGCCTCCGAAAAAATGGGCTTCTGCCGCGTGCGTCGCAACGACAACGGCAAGCTCGTCAGCCTCGTTTACGGCCAACCGGTGACCCACCACAACGATCCCATCGAAAAAAAGCCCTTCAATCACGTCCTGCCGGGGTCCAAGGCGTTTTCCGTGGCCACCGTCGGCTGCAACATGACCTGCAAGCACTGCCAAAACTGGCAGCTTTCCCAGGCCACGCCCGGTGACTTACGTTCGCTCTCTTGGTCGCCGGCCGAATTGGCGAAACGCGCGAAGGCCGCGGGCAGCGCTACGATCGCCTTTACGTATAACGAACCGACGATCTGGCCCGAGTACATCATCGACACCGCCGTTGAAGCCAAAAAACTTGGCGTTCGTACCGTTGTCGTGAGCAACGGCTTCATTAACGAGGCCCCGCAGCGCGAACTGGCGAAGAATATTCTCGCGTACAAAGTGGATCTGAAGGGATTCAGCGAGAAGTTTTATCGCGACATTTGCGGCGCGTCGCTCAAGCCGGTGCTCGAGGGCATGGTGCGCATTCGCGAGGAGAAATGCTGGCTGGAGATCGTCACGCTCGTGATCCCAACCTTGAACGACGATCCGCAGGAAATCCGCGCCCTGGCCAAATGGGTCTACACGCATCTCGGCGCTGACGTCCCCCTGCACTTCACCCGTTTTCATCCGATGTTTCAGTTGCGAAATTTACCGCGCACCCCGGTGCCCACTTTGGAAAAGGCCCGCCAAGTCGCGCTCGACGCCGGCCTGCGTTACGTCTACACGGGCAATGTGCCGGGGCATCCCGGTACGCACACGTATTGCCCGAAGTGCGGCGAGAAAGTCATCCAACGTTACGGCTTCACTGCCAAAGTCGTGGCGCTTGATGACGGTCGCTGTGCCAAGTGCGGCACGGCCATACCGGGCGTATGGTCGTAA
- a CDS encoding iron-containing alcohol dehydrogenase, whose amino-acid sequence MTAIRQALPTYGTDLIPTLDRAYFDDCLVFCAPEAWELVKHEFHFPPKQVAVPKSMEQSRLERQIQRVAQCETVFGIGGGSACDAAKMFAWKTGAKLILVPSILSADAPFTKSIGVRVDHRVRYVGEVFPEHLLVDFELLRKAPPNLNRAGIGDILSIYTALFDWRLAHEQTAEAYDPDIAAQSQTLLDQLFAGADAIRENTEEGLALLSELYVGEVRLCEQFGNSRPEEGSEHYFGYCIEALTKRHFIHGELIAMAVVLTAMSQEQPLQPVLDFLAAIDLDFRPAQVGVTIDDIHDTLLALPQYLEEETQLPYGIYHHLGMAENRVDGLMTKFAEPAC is encoded by the coding sequence GTGACTGCCATTCGCCAAGCTTTACCAACATACGGAACCGACCTCATTCCGACTCTCGACCGCGCGTACTTTGACGACTGCCTCGTTTTTTGCGCACCAGAAGCCTGGGAACTGGTCAAACACGAGTTTCATTTCCCGCCGAAACAAGTCGCCGTGCCCAAATCCATGGAGCAGTCTCGTTTGGAGCGGCAAATCCAGCGCGTCGCCCAGTGCGAAACCGTGTTCGGGATCGGTGGCGGCAGCGCCTGCGACGCGGCGAAGATGTTCGCCTGGAAAACCGGCGCTAAGCTGATTCTTGTCCCGTCGATCCTCAGCGCCGACGCCCCGTTCACGAAGTCCATTGGCGTGCGGGTTGATCATCGCGTGCGTTACGTGGGCGAAGTATTCCCGGAACATCTGCTGGTCGATTTTGAACTGCTGCGAAAAGCGCCGCCGAACCTTAACCGGGCCGGCATTGGCGATATCCTTTCCATCTATACCGCCCTGTTCGATTGGCGGCTCGCTCACGAGCAGACCGCCGAAGCCTACGATCCGGACATCGCCGCGCAATCGCAAACGCTGCTCGATCAACTCTTTGCCGGCGCCGACGCGATCCGCGAGAACACCGAAGAAGGCCTGGCGCTGCTATCGGAACTTTACGTCGGCGAAGTCCGTCTCTGCGAGCAGTTCGGCAACAGCCGCCCGGAAGAAGGCTCCGAGCACTACTTCGGCTATTGCATCGAGGCCTTGACTAAGAGGCACTTTATTCATGGCGAACTCATCGCCATGGCCGTCGTGCTTACGGCAATGTCCCAGGAACAGCCGCTGCAGCCGGTGCTCGATTTTCTGGCTGCGATCGACCTGGATTTTCGTCCCGCGCAGGTAGGCGTCACGATTGATGACATTCACGACACCTTGCTGGCGCTGCCGCAATACTTGGAAGAAGAAACCCAACTCCCCTACGGCATCTACCATCACCTGGGAATGGCCGAAAACCGGGTCGACGGTTTGATGACGAAGTTCGCGGAACCGGCCTGCTGA
- a CDS encoding citrate/2-methylcitrate synthase produces the protein MIIQKNARTQVDSQASPQPQPTPISKNVGLRGVTVADSAICKIDGKEGVLLYRGYDIETLARKATYEEVAHLLIKNKLPNREELAAFKERIGEYSFLPEGIVDALKAIPNSTKAMDVLQGVVSLLAAYDQEAAETTKEANYNKATRLVAMFPLLVAAWYRIRQGKHVVNPNPELGIAGNFLYTMHGEIPDDFAARTMDVAMILHAEHSFNASTFTARQVASTRATMYAAIASANGSLSGELHGGANARVYEMLQNIGHKDNVEDFVLGTLNSGGRIMGMGHAVYKTLDPRAKILGPMSQNLGEQSGDATWYELSEEILSFTKEEFKRRKGVDINANVDFFSASVYHYMGIPVDLFTPIFAMARVSGWVAHYIEEFFAEVSGKPALYRPRADYIGRYCGEEGCVWKDVENRD, from the coding sequence ATGATTATTCAAAAAAACGCACGCACGCAGGTCGATAGCCAAGCTTCTCCTCAGCCTCAACCCACGCCGATTTCCAAAAACGTCGGCTTGCGCGGCGTCACCGTCGCCGACTCGGCCATCTGTAAAATCGACGGCAAAGAAGGCGTCCTGCTATATCGCGGCTACGACATCGAAACGCTGGCCCGCAAGGCCACATACGAAGAAGTCGCGCACCTGCTAATCAAAAACAAACTGCCCAATCGAGAGGAATTGGCCGCCTTCAAGGAACGGATCGGTGAATACAGCTTTCTGCCTGAAGGCATTGTCGATGCGCTGAAAGCCATTCCGAACTCCACAAAGGCGATGGATGTCCTGCAGGGCGTTGTCTCGCTTCTGGCTGCCTACGATCAGGAGGCGGCGGAAACGACCAAGGAAGCCAACTACAACAAGGCGACGCGCCTCGTTGCGATGTTCCCCCTGCTCGTGGCGGCGTGGTACCGCATTCGCCAGGGAAAACACGTTGTGAACCCGAACCCCGAGTTGGGCATTGCCGGTAATTTTCTCTACACGATGCACGGCGAGATCCCCGACGACTTCGCCGCCCGGACCATGGACGTGGCCATGATCCTGCACGCCGAACATTCGTTCAACGCCTCGACGTTTACTGCCCGCCAAGTCGCCTCGACGCGCGCCACGATGTACGCCGCCATCGCCAGCGCCAACGGCTCACTTTCCGGAGAATTGCACGGGGGCGCCAACGCCCGCGTTTACGAGATGCTCCAAAACATTGGTCATAAGGACAACGTAGAAGATTTCGTTCTCGGTACACTTAATTCCGGCGGGCGCATCATGGGCATGGGCCACGCCGTGTACAAAACCCTGGACCCGCGCGCGAAGATTCTCGGCCCCATGTCGCAAAACCTGGGTGAGCAATCCGGCGATGCAACGTGGTACGAACTCTCTGAGGAAATCCTCTCTTTCACCAAAGAAGAGTTCAAGCGGCGCAAAGGCGTGGACATCAACGCCAACGTCGACTTCTTCTCCGCCTCGGTCTACCACTACATGGGAATTCCCGTGGATCTGTTTACGCCGATCTTCGCCATGGCCCGCGTATCCGGTTGGGTCGCGCATTACATCGAGGAGTTCTTCGCCGAGGTCTCCGGCAAACCCGCGCTCTATCGTCCTCGCGCTGACTACATCGGTAGATATTGCGGCGAAGAAGGCTGTGTCTGGAAGGACGTCGAAAACCGCGACTGA
- a CDS encoding aspartate ammonia-lyase, which translates to MAKKSVRVEKDSLGTLEIPADAYYGVNVGRALINFPISRRKIHPRIVEAYCRIKKAAAKVNREAGRLRAKDAKAIRSAADEVLAGMFRDQFVIDVFQAGAGTSTNMNANEVLCNRALELLGRKKGEYQFLHPNDHVNMGQSTNDTFPTAMRLAAVDALADFYPEAEKLAASLADLGKRFAKIVKSGRTHLQDAVPVTLGAEFKAYAETVRSATRHVRRTAGDLLELGIGGSATGTGMNTHPAYAKRMCEELSHETGHAFKKARDLQFAMQCQAPVSRASGALRDFANELGRIANDLRLLSSGPTTGLAEIVLPSVQAGSSIMPGKINPSMPEMVNMVCFHVIGNDTCVSLASAAGQLELNVMMPIMAENILESIEVLTSACRQLRLRCVEGITANPDRCEDYAYRSMGLATALAPSIGYLGAAAVAKRAFAEGKTITELVRAEGMLSEKEIKHVLNLKRLTGPDPDLAGKPKKK; encoded by the coding sequence GTGGCTAAGAAAAGCGTTCGTGTGGAAAAAGATTCGCTCGGCACCCTCGAAATCCCGGCAGATGCTTACTACGGCGTCAACGTCGGGCGCGCGCTGATCAACTTCCCGATCAGCCGGCGCAAGATTCACCCGCGAATCGTGGAGGCCTACTGCCGCATTAAGAAGGCCGCGGCGAAGGTGAACCGGGAAGCGGGCCGATTGCGCGCCAAAGACGCAAAGGCAATCCGTAGCGCCGCCGATGAAGTGCTGGCCGGCATGTTTCGTGACCAGTTTGTCATCGATGTCTTTCAGGCCGGCGCCGGAACCAGCACGAACATGAACGCCAACGAGGTCCTGTGTAATCGCGCCCTCGAACTGCTCGGCCGCAAAAAAGGCGAGTACCAATTCCTGCACCCCAACGACCACGTCAACATGGGACAGTCCACGAACGACACCTTCCCCACGGCCATGCGACTGGCCGCCGTCGACGCCTTGGCCGATTTCTACCCCGAAGCGGAAAAACTGGCCGCCTCCCTCGCCGACCTCGGCAAGCGCTTTGCGAAGATCGTCAAAAGCGGCCGTACGCACCTCCAAGACGCCGTGCCGGTGACGCTGGGCGCGGAGTTCAAGGCCTACGCTGAGACGGTCCGCTCCGCCACCCGGCATGTGCGGCGCACTGCGGGCGACCTCTTGGAATTGGGCATCGGCGGCTCGGCGACCGGCACGGGCATGAATACCCACCCCGCCTACGCCAAACGCATGTGCGAGGAGCTTTCCCACGAAACCGGCCACGCGTTCAAAAAAGCCCGCGACCTTCAGTTCGCCATGCAATGCCAGGCGCCGGTGAGTCGCGCCTCGGGGGCGCTGCGCGATTTCGCGAATGAACTGGGCCGCATCGCCAACGACCTGCGCCTGCTCTCATCGGGTCCGACGACCGGCTTGGCGGAAATCGTTCTGCCTTCGGTGCAGGCGGGTTCCTCGATCATGCCCGGCAAAATCAATCCTTCGATGCCGGAAATGGTCAACATGGTTTGCTTCCACGTGATCGGTAACGACACGTGCGTCAGCCTGGCTTCCGCGGCCGGACAGTTGGAACTCAACGTTATGATGCCGATCATGGCGGAGAATATCCTCGAGTCCATTGAAGTGCTGACCTCGGCATGCCGACAACTGCGCCTACGCTGCGTGGAGGGCATCACGGCCAATCCGGACAGGTGTGAAGACTACGCGTATCGCAGCATGGGGCTGGCCACCGCGTTGGCGCCGTCGATCGGATATCTGGGCGCGGCGGCTGTGGCCAAACGCGCCTTTGCGGAAGGCAAAACGATCACTGAGTTGGTTCGCGCGGAGGGCATGTTAAGCGAGAAGGAGATCAAGCACGTCCTCAACCTTAAACGCTTGACCGGTCCGGACCCCGATCTGGCCGGAAAACCGAAAAAGAAGTAG
- a CDS encoding 2Fe-2S iron-sulfur cluster-binding protein has protein sequence MKGVFDIFRKNADDDETYREKFEVEFDPGDTLLDVFHIIQHDHDPSFAYRYSCRGAICGSCAVRVNGVAALACKTQVATLVEQGEVVVDPIGNLMPITDLVVDLDPFFDAYKRILPFIRRDIEDHDYVHTEGLDPKHFDQMIRAITCIKCAACFSDCPKRADAETFMGPAAAVALYKYFFDSRDAARDERIGLAADPDFGVVACDSHANCVKVCPKDVRPLRAINFIRKELSAQE, from the coding sequence ATGAAAGGTGTTTTCGATATCTTCCGGAAAAACGCCGACGATGACGAAACGTACCGCGAAAAGTTTGAAGTCGAGTTCGATCCGGGCGACACCCTGCTGGATGTGTTCCACATTATCCAACACGATCACGACCCCTCGTTCGCCTATCGATATAGCTGCCGCGGTGCGATTTGCGGATCGTGCGCCGTGCGCGTCAACGGTGTCGCCGCCCTGGCCTGCAAAACGCAGGTCGCGACGCTGGTCGAGCAAGGCGAGGTCGTCGTCGATCCTATCGGCAACCTGATGCCGATCACCGATCTCGTGGTCGACCTCGATCCCTTTTTCGATGCGTACAAGCGCATCCTGCCCTTCATCCGGCGCGACATCGAGGACCACGACTACGTCCACACCGAAGGACTCGATCCAAAACACTTCGACCAGATGATCCGGGCGATCACCTGCATCAAATGCGCGGCGTGCTTTTCCGATTGCCCGAAGCGCGCCGACGCGGAAACCTTCATGGGACCGGCCGCTGCGGTGGCCCTCTACAAATACTTCTTCGACTCCCGCGACGCCGCTCGCGACGAACGCATCGGCCTAGCCGCCGACCCCGACTTCGGAGTTGTCGCTTGCGACTCACATGCCAACTGCGTCAAAGTATGTCCCAAGGACGTGCGCCCGCTGCGCGCGATCAATTTCATTCGCAAGGAACTATCGGCACAGGAGTAG
- a CDS encoding FAD-binding protein, translated as MQISERFEYDVAIMGAGLAGMSAAVKMAEDHPDLKVAVLTKVHPVRSHSGAAQGGINAAVARDDKWEDHYYDTLKGGWFLGDQDAVRVLTEQAPNAIYELDRWGTSFSRSADGNYAQRPFGGQRRNRTCYVQDITGHALLTTLFEQVTKRGVDVFWEWFVFSIVSDGKDFYGFLAFDLKTGKIGFFSAKAGLVATGGAGRVFGQSSNALINTGDGMALAWRAGVPLKDMEFFQTHPTGIPNGILITEGARGEGGYLVNKHGERFMEKYAPQFMELAPRDLVARSIHTEIVEGRGFDDGCVRLDLRHLGKEKLTQRLPQIREIAMYFAGVDPIDDPIPVRPTVHYTMGGVDVNTDCATPVRGLFAAGEAACVSVHGANRLGGNSLLETVVFGIRAAAMIPKSLGEKKEAPASLIEAEMANFNALFDGEATESVPALRTEMEKTMVAGLGIKRDAAGMKKGLTDIEAVRARFSGVRVANRNLTFNMEAFRAIELGCMLDIAYACAFASVAREESRGSHYHLDFPKMDNARFLKHSLVTREDGNKLHLDHLDVTIVDTKPLDQITY; from the coding sequence GTGCAGATCTCCGAACGCTTTGAATACGATGTCGCGATCATGGGCGCCGGCCTTGCCGGTATGTCGGCGGCGGTAAAAATGGCCGAGGACCATCCCGACCTCAAAGTCGCGGTCTTGACGAAAGTGCACCCGGTACGTTCCCACTCCGGAGCGGCCCAGGGAGGCATCAACGCGGCGGTCGCGCGCGACGACAAGTGGGAAGACCATTACTACGACACGCTCAAAGGCGGCTGGTTTCTCGGAGACCAGGACGCCGTTCGCGTGTTGACCGAACAAGCGCCCAACGCCATCTACGAACTGGACCGCTGGGGCACCTCGTTCAGCCGCTCGGCCGACGGCAACTACGCGCAACGCCCCTTCGGCGGGCAGCGGCGCAACCGCACCTGCTACGTCCAGGACATCACGGGTCACGCCCTGCTGACCACGCTGTTTGAACAAGTGACGAAGCGCGGCGTCGATGTCTTTTGGGAATGGTTCGTGTTCTCCATCGTCTCCGACGGCAAGGATTTCTACGGCTTCCTCGCCTTCGACCTCAAAACCGGCAAAATCGGCTTTTTCTCCGCTAAGGCAGGCCTCGTGGCGACCGGCGGAGCGGGCCGTGTGTTCGGGCAGTCAAGCAATGCGCTGATCAACACGGGTGACGGCATGGCGCTCGCCTGGCGCGCCGGGGTGCCGCTCAAGGACATGGAATTCTTCCAAACCCACCCGACCGGCATCCCCAACGGCATTCTCATCACCGAGGGCGCCCGCGGCGAAGGCGGCTACCTGGTCAACAAGCACGGCGAACGTTTCATGGAGAAGTACGCGCCACAGTTCATGGAATTGGCGCCCCGCGACCTCGTGGCCCGCTCCATCCACACGGAGATTGTGGAGGGACGCGGTTTCGACGACGGCTGCGTGCGCCTTGATCTACGCCATCTGGGCAAGGAGAAACTAACCCAACGCCTGCCGCAAATCCGCGAGATCGCCATGTACTTCGCGGGCGTCGACCCGATCGACGACCCCATCCCCGTCCGACCGACCGTGCACTACACCATGGGCGGCGTCGATGTGAACACCGATTGCGCCACGCCGGTGCGCGGCCTGTTCGCTGCGGGCGAAGCGGCTTGCGTCTCGGTACACGGCGCCAATCGCCTGGGCGGCAACTCGCTGCTGGAAACCGTGGTGTTCGGTATCCGCGCGGCCGCGATGATTCCGAAATCGCTCGGTGAGAAGAAGGAAGCTCCTGCCTCGTTGATCGAAGCCGAGATGGCGAACTTCAACGCATTGTTCGACGGTGAAGCGACCGAATCGGTGCCGGCGTTGCGGACCGAAATGGAGAAAACGATGGTCGCGGGCCTCGGCATCAAGCGCGACGCGGCGGGTATGAAAAAGGGGCTGACCGATATCGAAGCGGTCCGCGCTCGCTTCAGCGGCGTGCGCGTCGCCAACCGCAACCTCACCTTCAACATGGAGGCGTTCCGCGCCATCGAGCTGGGTTGCATGCTCGACATCGCCTACGCCTGCGCCTTCGCCTCGGTCGCACGAGAGGAATCGCGGGGCAGTCACTACCACCTCGACTTTCCCAAGATGGACAACGCACGCTTCCTCAAGCACAGCCTCGTGACGCGCGAGGACGGGAACAAACTCCACTTGGATCATCTCGATGTCACGATCGTCGACACCAAGCCTCTCGATCAAATTACGTACTGA
- a CDS encoding thiamine pyrophosphate-dependent enzyme, translated as MPRLEDYELHEPQWCPGCGNFDLLDCLKSALVDLGIEPRELMLATGIGQASKLGFSLKANMFDGLHGRMMPLALGMKMANHQAKVLVISGDGCFYSEGGNHFIHNIRRNLDVTMIASDNRVFGLTKGQASPTAAADYVTKIHNEGVGATELRPSALALVCGATFVAKTFTGYREQLVELLKAGIMHKGAALIDVMSPCVSFNKVNSFAWYKQHSGFIPEGHDAGDLDAALQLAMHGLPDGRIPTGLYYQVERPVFGANRKALQGEPIVTQTLTRKPERAAELFARFR; from the coding sequence ATGCCGCGCTTAGAAGACTACGAACTGCACGAACCCCAATGGTGCCCCGGTTGCGGCAATTTCGACCTGCTCGATTGCCTGAAATCGGCGTTGGTCGATTTGGGTATCGAGCCCCGCGAGTTGATGCTGGCGACGGGCATCGGCCAGGCGTCGAAACTCGGTTTCAGCCTCAAGGCCAACATGTTCGACGGCCTGCACGGCCGCATGATGCCGCTCGCCCTGGGCATGAAGATGGCCAACCACCAAGCCAAGGTGTTGGTGATTTCCGGCGACGGCTGCTTCTATTCCGAAGGCGGCAACCACTTCATCCACAACATCCGGCGCAATCTCGACGTCACGATGATCGCCAGCGACAACCGCGTGTTTGGTCTCACAAAAGGTCAAGCATCCCCCACCGCGGCGGCAGACTACGTGACCAAGATCCACAACGAAGGTGTCGGCGCCACCGAACTGAGGCCCAGCGCCCTTGCCTTGGTTTGCGGCGCGACCTTCGTGGCCAAAACCTTCACCGGCTACCGGGAGCAGCTCGTCGAATTGCTCAAGGCGGGCATCATGCATAAGGGCGCAGCGCTGATCGACGTCATGAGTCCCTGCGTTTCGTTCAACAAAGTCAACTCCTTCGCCTGGTACAAGCAACACTCGGGGTTTATTCCCGAAGGACACGACGCCGGGGATCTCGACGCCGCTCTGCAACTGGCGATGCACGGCCTGCCCGACGGCCGGATTCCGACCGGCCTGTACTACCAGGTCGAACGCCCCGTTTTCGGCGCCAACCGCAAAGCGCTGCAGGGCGAGCCGATCGTCACCCAAACGTTGACGCGGAAACCGGAACGAGCCGCCGAACTATTCGCGCGCTTCAGATAG